In one window of Thalassotalea agarivorans DNA:
- the tuf gene encoding elongation factor Tu, with amino-acid sequence MAKEKFERSKPHVNVGTIGHVDHGKTTLTAAISAVLTKTHGGEVRDFAQIDNAPEERERGITINTSHIEYDTATRHYAHVDCPGHADYIKNMITGAAQMDGAILVVAATDGPMPQTREHILLSRQVGVPYIIVFMNKCDMVDDEELLELVEMEVRELLNEYEFPGDDLPIIQGSALGALNGEAQWEEKVLELAEQLDTYIPEPERAIDGAFIMPIEDVFSISGRGTVVTGRVERGIIKVGDEVEIVGIKETQKTTCTGVEMFRKLLDEGRAGENCGILLRGTKREEVERGQVLAEPGSITPHTKFESEVYVLSKDEGGRHTPFFKGYRPQFYFRTTDITGAVELPEGVEMVMPGDNLKFVVELINPVAMDEGLRFAIREGGRTVGAGVVSKIID; translated from the coding sequence ATGGCTAAAGAAAAATTTGAACGTTCGAAACCGCACGTTAACGTTGGTACTATCGGCCACGTTGACCACGGTAAAACAACTTTAACAGCTGCTATCTCTGCAGTATTAACAAAAACTCACGGTGGTGAAGTTCGTGATTTCGCACAAATCGATAACGCTCCAGAAGAGCGTGAGCGTGGTATCACAATCAACACATCTCACATTGAGTATGACACAGCAACTCGTCACTACGCACACGTAGATTGCCCGGGTCACGCGGATTACATCAAAAACATGATCACTGGTGCTGCTCAAATGGACGGCGCGATCTTAGTTGTAGCTGCAACAGACGGTCCAATGCCACAAACACGTGAGCACATCCTTCTTTCACGTCAGGTTGGTGTACCTTACATCATCGTATTCATGAACAAATGTGACATGGTAGACGACGAAGAGTTACTTGAATTAGTAGAAATGGAAGTTCGTGAACTTCTTAACGAATACGAATTCCCAGGTGACGACCTTCCAATCATCCAAGGTTCAGCACTAGGCGCACTTAACGGTGAAGCACAGTGGGAAGAGAAAGTACTTGAGCTTGCAGAGCAACTTGATACTTACATTCCAGAGCCAGAGCGTGCGATTGACGGTGCATTCATCATGCCAATCGAAGACGTATTCTCAATCTCAGGTCGTGGTACAGTAGTAACAGGTCGTGTAGAGCGCGGTATCATCAAAGTTGGTGACGAAGTAGAAATCGTTGGTATCAAAGAGACACAAAAGACAACTTGTACTGGTGTTGAGATGTTCCGTAAGCTTCTAGACGAAGGTCGTGCAGGTGAGAACTGTGGTATTCTTTTACGTGGTACTAAGCGTGAAGAAGTAGAGCGTGGTCAAGTACTAGCTGAGCCAGGTTCAATCACTCCACACACGAAGTTCGAATCAGAAGTATACGTACTTTCAAAAGATGAAGGTGGTCGTCACACGCCATTCTTCAAAGGTTACCGTCCACAGTTCTACTTCCGTACAACTGACATCACTGGTGCTGTAGAGCTTCCAGAAGGTGTAGAAATGGTAATGCCAGGCGACAACTTGAAGTTTGTTGTTGAGCTAATCAACCCAGTAGCGATGGACGAAGGTTTACGCTTCGCTATTCGTGAAGGTGGCCGTACAGTTGGTGCTGGTGTTGTATCTAAGATTATCGACTAA
- the fusA gene encoding elongation factor G: protein MARTTPIERYRNIGICAHVDAGKTTTTERILFYTGLSHKIGEVHDGAATMDWMEQEQERGITITSAATTCFWKGMDAQFDDHRINIIDTPGHVDFTIEVERSLRVLDGAVLVLCASSGVQPQTETVWRQMEKYSVPRMVFVNKMDRMGANFLSVIDQMKDRLGANAVPIQLPIGAEENFTGVVDLIKMKAINWNESDQGMTFSYEDIPADMQDLAEEWHENLVSEAAESSDELMEKYLEEGELTEAEIKAGLRQRTLDNEVVLCSCGSAFKNKGVQAVLDSVIEFMPSPTEVQAIRGINEDETEGVREADDNAPFAALAFKIATDPFVGTLTFFRVYSGVVNSGDSVYNPVKGKKERFGRIVQMHSNDRQEIKEVRAGDIAAAIGLKEVTTGDTLCDANKVITLERMEFPEPVISVAVEPRTKADQEKMGIALGKLAAEDPSFRVETDEESGQTIISGMGELHLDIIVDRMKREFKVECNVGKPQVSYRETIRSTVEVEGKFVRQSGGRGQFGHVWLKLEPQPEGEGFEFVNEIVGGAVPKEYIPAVEKGCKEQMESGALAGYPMLDVKVTLYDGSYHDVDSNEMAFKVAASMGFKKGALEANPVLLEPVMQVEVTTPEENMGDVVGDLNRRRGVIEGMDEGPSGLKLVNAVVPLAEMFGYATDLRSATQGRASYSMEFKQYAETPKAVADTIIESRKA, encoded by the coding sequence GTGGCTCGTACAACCCCTATAGAGCGCTACCGTAATATTGGTATTTGTGCTCACGTAGATGCAGGTAAAACGACAACAACAGAACGTATTCTATTCTACACTGGTTTATCTCATAAAATCGGTGAAGTACATGATGGCGCAGCTACCATGGACTGGATGGAACAAGAACAAGAGCGTGGTATTACAATTACCTCTGCTGCTACGACTTGTTTCTGGAAAGGAATGGATGCGCAGTTCGACGATCATCGTATCAACATCATCGACACTCCAGGTCACGTTGACTTTACTATCGAAGTAGAACGCTCTTTGCGTGTACTTGATGGTGCTGTGCTTGTGCTGTGTGCTTCTTCAGGTGTTCAACCGCAAACTGAAACGGTTTGGCGCCAAATGGAAAAGTACTCTGTACCTCGTATGGTTTTCGTTAACAAAATGGACCGCATGGGTGCAAACTTCCTCAGCGTTATCGACCAAATGAAAGATCGTTTGGGCGCAAATGCAGTGCCAATTCAATTACCGATTGGTGCGGAAGAGAATTTCACAGGTGTTGTTGATCTTATCAAAATGAAAGCAATCAACTGGAATGAATCTGATCAAGGTATGACATTTTCCTATGAAGATATTCCTGCTGATATGCAAGATCTCGCCGAAGAATGGCATGAAAACCTTGTTTCAGAAGCTGCAGAATCTTCTGATGAGTTAATGGAAAAGTACCTTGAAGAAGGTGAATTAACTGAAGCAGAAATTAAAGCAGGTCTTCGCCAACGTACACTAGATAACGAAGTAGTACTTTGTTCATGTGGTAGTGCGTTTAAAAACAAAGGTGTTCAAGCTGTATTGGATTCAGTGATTGAATTTATGCCTTCGCCAACAGAAGTTCAGGCGATTAGAGGGATAAACGAAGACGAAACTGAAGGTGTCCGTGAAGCAGACGACAATGCGCCGTTCGCTGCATTAGCCTTTAAGATCGCAACTGACCCATTCGTAGGCACTTTAACGTTCTTCCGTGTTTATTCTGGTGTAGTTAACTCTGGTGACAGTGTTTACAACCCAGTAAAAGGTAAGAAAGAGCGTTTTGGTCGTATTGTGCAAATGCACTCTAATGACCGTCAAGAAATTAAAGAAGTTCGCGCAGGCGATATTGCTGCCGCTATCGGCTTAAAAGAAGTTACCACTGGTGACACACTTTGTGATGCAAACAAGGTTATTACACTTGAGCGCATGGAATTCCCAGAGCCGGTTATATCAGTAGCAGTAGAACCACGCACTAAAGCTGACCAAGAAAAAATGGGTATTGCTTTAGGTAAGCTAGCGGCCGAAGATCCTTCTTTCCGTGTTGAAACGGATGAAGAGTCGGGGCAAACGATTATCTCAGGTATGGGTGAACTACACCTTGATATTATCGTTGACCGCATGAAGCGTGAATTTAAAGTGGAATGTAACGTGGGTAAACCTCAAGTTTCATACCGCGAAACTATTCGTTCAACTGTTGAAGTTGAAGGCAAATTTGTTCGTCAATCAGGTGGACGTGGACAATTTGGTCATGTTTGGCTTAAATTAGAACCACAACCAGAAGGCGAAGGTTTTGAATTTGTTAACGAAATCGTTGGTGGTGCTGTTCCAAAAGAATACATCCCGGCTGTTGAGAAAGGTTGTAAAGAGCAAATGGAATCTGGTGCTTTAGCTGGATATCCAATGCTAGATGTCAAAGTGACACTTTACGACGGCTCTTACCATGATGTTGACTCAAACGAAATGGCGTTTAAAGTAGCAGCATCTATGGGCTTTAAAAAGGGTGCGCTTGAAGCAAATCCTGTCCTGCTTGAACCTGTTATGCAGGTTGAAGTAACAACGCCTGAAGAAAACATGGGTGACGTTGTCGGTGATTTAAACCGTCGTCGCGGTGTAATCGAAGGTATGGACGAAGGCCCGTCTGGCTTAAAACTGGTAAATGCAGTTGTGCCACTGGCGGAAATGTTTGGTTACGCTACAGATTTACGTAGCGCAACTCAGGGTCGTGCATCATACTCTATGGAGTTTAAGCAATACGCTGAAACCCCTAAAGCAGTTGCCGATACTATTATTGAATCTCGTAAGGCTTAA
- a CDS encoding GNAT family N-acetyltransferase: protein MHIPNSERLTYRLMDASDKQALYDIDQNEEVMKFINGGKKNSMQQIEEVFVPRMEKYRNPEKGWGLWHISLTETGEYLGWVLVRPMHFFLDKPLFNDLELGWRFFQHHWGKGYASEAALAIIDVVSASPEVEYVSAIADEDNGASIGVMKKLGMTFHKQYLHKDYLGDWDVVWYRRKVREQHKPKG from the coding sequence ATGCATATTCCAAACAGCGAACGCCTAACTTACAGATTAATGGACGCATCAGATAAGCAAGCGCTTTACGATATAGATCAAAACGAAGAAGTGATGAAGTTTATTAATGGTGGTAAGAAAAACTCTATGCAGCAAATTGAAGAGGTTTTCGTGCCACGTATGGAGAAGTATCGCAATCCAGAAAAGGGATGGGGACTTTGGCATATTAGCCTAACTGAAACAGGTGAATACTTGGGCTGGGTGTTAGTGCGCCCTATGCATTTCTTCTTGGATAAACCACTATTTAACGACCTAGAATTGGGTTGGCGTTTCTTTCAACACCATTGGGGTAAGGGCTACGCTTCTGAAGCGGCTTTAGCCATTATCGACGTCGTATCAGCGTCACCGGAAGTTGAATATGTCTCTGCAATTGCAGATGAAGATAATGGCGCCTCAATAGGTGTAATGAAAAAGCTTGGCATGACCTTCCACAAGCAATATTTGCATAAAGACTATTTAGGTGATTGGGATGTGGTTTGGTATCGACGTAAAGTTAGAGAACAACACAAACCTAAGGGCTAA